Below is a window of Impatiens glandulifera chromosome 2, dImpGla2.1, whole genome shotgun sequence DNA.
GATTTAATTATGACTTTAAATTCTAATGGTAGTAGTAATGAAAGAAATAGATCACTTATCTTAAATCCTTAGAAAAAATCGTTTTAATTTacttcatcaaataaataacatgtttttgtttacaattatgtattatttttaatctttaaatgttgttttatttttgagatctttattataatttgacaaaatgaccTTAAAAAAGTCAATAATGCGTTGATGACCGACGCATAAATTTAATTGTGAATATGAGCACTTCAAAATATTCTGACGAAAATACCCCGTAACACGAAATGTAAGATCATCTCGTAAAGCCGCAGAGCCGGccccgagttttgggctgccccaGTCCCCGTTAGAAAAAAGCTCGATATTTTTTGTTGCCCTAGGttgagttaaaaaatttaataaaaaaatagtttttggtGAGGGTCGAACCCATAATCAAAACAaaggttttaaatttttttatctagaACCACTAGACTACAATATCTTgtgtttaaaattacaatatatttaattaacaccttactatttttaataaatgggctgTCTTGGGGAGTGGACTGTCCTAGCCCGAGGGTTTGTCGGGCTTACCCCAGAGCCGGCCCTGCGTGATGGAAAATCATGTAAAAAGTTCAGAATGATCGTgtccttcgcgtgacgatcgtgcCCTTTGCGTTACGCGACGGGATAATTTCATAGGTTTTTTCTTCGCGAGACGACCTGGCCTTCGCGTTACGTAACGAGGATACTTTcgttagaatattttgaaatgatCATTTGCGTAAATAAATTTATgcgtttataaaaaaatcctttttatggacattttatcaaatttgtatctttgtaatattatatttttttaagtttatattaattcaagtcaatttatttttaataatttgattttaataactttttcaataagagtaaacttttttttttcattttctttatattgTTAAACATCTGTATCGttttacttaattataattattttttataaattttatcaaaaaaataaataattattttaaataaacataatataatttgattggATATGCAGGAAATAAACGAACACGTGTGTGATGACGTGTGTTTCCCCTTGGCGCCCCCTCCTTCCTCCCTCCCTGGTTCTTTCCCTCTTCTACCTTTCTTTACTTTAAGCCTGCGCAGACTCTTTCTTCTTCactttctagagagagaaactgTAAAGCTATAATGTACATGTAGACTGAGTGCGCCAATCAAAACGCTTTCTTTTCTCATTTTCACGTCATCGGAGCGATTTTCTAGCTACTGCGTATCTCTGATTTCCGGCAAATCTTAGGATCTCGCTCTTTTTCTGCGCCAAAAGCTTGAGGTACGAAATTCTGAACTTATCTTCTGTACTGATGTCGAAATACAGAGATTAAGGAGTGGAAGCTGCTTTTTCTGAACTAGAATTCGCGTGGATCTCACAATTtccttgtttatttttttgtatttcaCTATTCATATATGTGGCTGTTAATCCGATCGGAGCAATGTTTTGACATGATTTTTTCGTGAGGAAGAAGAAAACAGAGAATTAAACACTCTTTCAGTGATTATTGAATAGATAATTACTTGTATAATTCTTTTGACTAATCTTCATGTCCAAGATTTGCTTAGAGTTATTGATCGGAAGGGTTATATTGTCAAATACTGCAGGGGTGATCGTGGATCTATGCCCCACGGTGCTTTTCGATTTGTAGTTTCTTGTAGTTCTATTGTCCATGTATTGGAAATGACAATTCTGTCCACAAGTTAGAACTTAGAACTACTACTGTAGGTATATCAATAGAAGGAAGGTCATAATGAAATTACATGGTGCCATTAATGTTTCTCTTCTTACTAGGACTATTACATGGAGCTTCACACTTTTCAGATCTTGGACCACCGGTAAATATACTGGATAGAAAGTCAGTAATAATCCATACATTAGATAAAAAGAGAATTCTCTTTCTTGGAACACAAACTGTACATGAAATTTGTTTGGATCATAGTTATGCTGATCACTTGCCTTGATTGAAATCTCACATTATCGTTGTGCGAAATTCACAACCGTCGTTCTAGTGATTCACAATTCAGTTATTTGCATTAACCATGAAAAGTGGATTCTCTCTTCTGGCTATTACACTATTATTACCTTTTGTTAGTTGGTTGTTGACACAGCTGTTCTCTTGCAGATAATTAAAAAGGAGAACATCTCAAAAGGGTAACTGTAGAACTCGCAATGGGAAATGGTGAGGAGCCTAAGTCTGAGAAAGCCATTCCACCTCCAGTGGTAAGTTGAGGAATGATTTTGTAGCTCTTCATTTTGAAAAGGCTATAGCTATAGTCACATTAAAATGGTtttcagaaagaaaaaaaactgaGTATTTGCTTGTTATCTTTTGTTTTACAGGATCAGACTAATGTCCATGCCTATCCAGATTGGGCGGCTATGCAGGTTTCTTTACTGAGCTACCTTGATCCCTAACTAACTATTCCAAAAAGAAGATTGCTGAATAATGTCTCGCAACTTGGATTGTGAACAATACAATCTAGGTGTTGTAATGATCCAAATTGTAAAATCACATTTTTCAGGCATATTATGGGCCCAGGGTTGCTATTCCCCAGTACTTCAATTCAACTGTTGCATCTGATCATGCACCTCACCCTTACATGTGGGGACCAGCACAGGTATTTTCCTAATTTTGGTCTCACTTGATGTTCATTTGCAATTAGTAGACCATCTCTAATAGAATGGTTGATATATTAGCCTATGATGCCACCTTACGGAATACCTTATGGGGCAATCTATGCACATGGAGGCATTTATGCCCATGCCCATCCTGGAGTTTCTTTTGTAAGTTACCTTCAAGAGAAGTTATTGTCCTACAACTCTGGATGCACATAATATTAGAAAGGATTTAAATTTCTCTTTGATGATGATGCAGGCTCCAACACTGGATGTTGAAACCCCTACTAAGTCAACAGATAATACTGATCAGGgtttgatgaagaagaaattgaaaggATTTGATGGTCTAACTATGTCTATAGGCAATGGCAATGCTGACAGTGCTGATACTGGGGCTAACCGTAATGATTCTCACAGGTTGATTGTTTTGCTGCATAAACTTTTAACAATGATTTTGTATCATTCTCGTCCTTTCTAAATGAATTGaaaagtatttaaataaaatattaggggcttgtttgatgttgtttATTTGGAACCGATTTCCCATCATCAATCACGTGCACTTCTCCATCAAATTGTTAAACCGTGAACTAAATACACTTGCTTTACTTTGTCATTTtaccaaataattcaaataaatcacTTTTTACATTAAACAAGTTCTAGATCTTCCATGTTGACAGCTTCTCTATAGAtctatttctcatatttctatGTTGATTTCAGCAGTTCGGAATCAGATGGCTCAAGTGATGGAAGTATTGGAAATGCAGCAGGGGTAAGATTTTGTTGCTTGTAAAGTGaatgattttaaaaagtaaaaataaacaaaattctaACTATTACCTTATTAAAGGCACCACGAAAAGGTAAAAAGCGAAGTCGAGAAGAGACACCAACAACTGGTAAGTGATTGTACTTGTTagttattgttttgaaattgcCTTATGGTCTTGTTAATCCTCTATTGTTCTGCTACTCATATTACACCAGATGGAGATGGAAACACTGAAACACAGAAGTCTCAAGTCCCAGTTGGGATAGAAATTGGCGCTGTTGGaggaaattttataaaactagaGCTTGGAAACCCTTCTAGCTTGGCTGTACAGGCTACAACAAATTCTTTGCAACCTTGTGCCACAATGGCAACTGAAACCTGGTTAAAGGTATGCCTGTGAAAAAAATAGTCATTTTGATTACTCATTTTCTTCTTGTGGCATGTTTATCCAAACTTACATTGCATGATCAATACCAAACCATTATTTTTGTAACACCGCGAACCCCGGTGCCATTACCCATGAGAAAAATAGACTACAAATACCCCTCAAGCAAACCACATAGGCACCACAACCCAAGCCCAAAAAGGTACCCATGAAGGTATCTATATTATGAGTCCATATTTACTGTTATTTTTCGATGTGGGACATAACAATTTTCAATAAGGATCCGTTGTTTGAGGGGAGAGTTAAAATTAGAAATGGATTGAAATTGGGGACTTAGTATACTTTAATTTCCCATTTGGAATTGGAAATCCATGGAATtcttatgtaaaaaaaatattctcataTCTTATATCTAGTCCCGATTTCTATTTCTTATTCGAGTTATAGCTAAATGAACATAGTCTAAGGTTCTGTTTGATAACACAAATGATCACTTAATCTAAACATTTAagtacataattaaattagatcaTTTGGTAACAGTTTTTTTTagatcacttaattatttatattcaactCATTATGCTAAAAGAATTGGTTTAATTCAATAAGCTATGAATAATGTAACTCCATAGTagaaaagacaactttaaccCCAAAGATACATCACTAAAAGGATAAAATAGTATTGAAGTACTTTCTTGACATCATTTACACTTTTTAGCAAATAAAGTACTAAATACTTAGTATTCAGATATTTTCATTCggtttattcaatatttatttttcaagacattTAACTAGTTGACacttaaaattcagtatttAACATTTAACACTTGATTTTTAGTTTCGTCAAACGCACCCTAAGGATTTCATTTTGGTTGATTTTAGAATGATAGGGAGCTGAAAAGGGAGAGGAGAAAACAGTCCAACCGAGAATCTGCAAGGAGGTCCAGATTGAGGAAGCAGGTATGGTCAACAACATCAACTTGCTGTGATGTTTGTTCTTTGGCTTATTAAAGGTTTCCATCCATGAATGTCTTCTTTAATTTTCCAACTGCCACCAACAATAGGCTGAAGCTGAGGAACTTGAAAAAAGAGTTGATGCGCTCTCCACCGAGAATGCCTCCCTCAAATCTGAAATCAATTTCCTAACAGGAAATTCGGAGAAACTGAAGCTGGAGAATGTTGCACTAACCGTATGTTTACCGTTCATTCACAACTGCATCttttactctattttttttattgttgttattaacttagaccttgtttgatctaggttTATTTGAGTAACCTTGCTAGTGGTTATTTCATAATAACCTTCTTCGAAGTAAGGTTATCGCTGTTTGGGTTAAAATACACCATGgatatcaatttttatatatataaacataataataataatgagtagAGTGCTAGGATTAGAATTGGGTTATCTGAAATTAATCCCAAATAAGGCCCAAGGTAACCATTGGTTTTTCTTTTGGCTAAACAACCATTGGCTTTTTATAATTACAGGAGAAGCTAAACAGGACTCAACCAGAGAAAAGAGGAGGAGATGTGGAAGGTCCCAAATGGGCACCTGTGAGTA
It encodes the following:
- the LOC124927761 gene encoding common plant regulatory factor 1-like isoform X4 — translated: MGNGEEPKSEKAIPPPVDQTNVHAYPDWAAMQAYYGPRVAIPQYFNSTVASDHAPHPYMWGPAQPMMPPYGIPYGAIYAHGGIYAHAHPGVSFAPTLDVETPTKSTGNGNADSADTGANRNDSHSSESDGSSDGSIGNAAGAPRKGKKRSREETPTTDGDGNTETQKSQVPVGIEIGAVGGNFIKLELGNPSSLAVQATTNSLQPCATMATETWLKNDRELKRERRKQSNRESARRSRLRKQAEAEELEKRVDALSTENASLKSEINFLTGNSEKLKLENVALTEKLNRTQPEKRGGDVEGPKWAPVSTENLLERVDKSGPPPDISNVEIFKKKTNSGMKLRQLLDSKPRADAVAAS
- the LOC124927761 gene encoding common plant regulatory factor 1-like isoform X2, which translates into the protein MGNGEEPKSEKAIPPPVDQTNVHAYPDWAAMQAYYGPRVAIPQYFNSTVASDHAPHPYMWGPAQPMMPPYGIPYGAIYAHGGIYAHAHPGVSFAPTLDVETPTKSTDNTDQGLMKKKLKGFDGLTMSIGNGNADSADTGANRNDSHSSESDGSSDGSIGNAAGAPRKGKKRSREETPTTDGDGNTETQKSQVPVGIEIGAVGGNFIKLELGNPSSLAVQATTNSLQPCATMATETWLKNDRELKRERRKQSNRESARRSRLRKQAEAEELEKRVDALSTENASLKSEINFLTGNSEKLKLENVALTEKLNRTQPEKRGGDVEGPKWAPVSTENLLERVDKSGPPPDISNVEIFKKKTNSGMKLRQLLDSKPRADAVAAS
- the LOC124927761 gene encoding common plant regulatory factor 1-like isoform X3, encoding MGNGEEPKSEKAIPPPVDQTNVHAYPDWAAMQAYYGPRVAIPQYFNSTVASDHAPHPYMWGPAQPMMPPYGIPYGAIYAHGGIYAHAHPGVSFAPTLDVETPTKSTGNGNADSADTGANRNDSHSSSESDGSSDGSIGNAAGAPRKGKKRSREETPTTDGDGNTETQKSQVPVGIEIGAVGGNFIKLELGNPSSLAVQATTNSLQPCATMATETWLKNDRELKRERRKQSNRESARRSRLRKQAEAEELEKRVDALSTENASLKSEINFLTGNSEKLKLENVALTEKLNRTQPEKRGGDVEGPKWAPVSTENLLERVDKSGPPPDISNVEIFKKKTNSGMKLRQLLDSKPRADAVAAS
- the LOC124927761 gene encoding common plant regulatory factor 1-like isoform X1; translation: MGNGEEPKSEKAIPPPVDQTNVHAYPDWAAMQAYYGPRVAIPQYFNSTVASDHAPHPYMWGPAQPMMPPYGIPYGAIYAHGGIYAHAHPGVSFAPTLDVETPTKSTDNTDQGLMKKKLKGFDGLTMSIGNGNADSADTGANRNDSHSSSESDGSSDGSIGNAAGAPRKGKKRSREETPTTDGDGNTETQKSQVPVGIEIGAVGGNFIKLELGNPSSLAVQATTNSLQPCATMATETWLKNDRELKRERRKQSNRESARRSRLRKQAEAEELEKRVDALSTENASLKSEINFLTGNSEKLKLENVALTEKLNRTQPEKRGGDVEGPKWAPVSTENLLERVDKSGPPPDISNVEIFKKKTNSGMKLRQLLDSKPRADAVAAS
- the LOC124927761 gene encoding common plant regulatory factor 1-like isoform X5, whose protein sequence is MWGPAQPMMPPYGIPYGAIYAHGGIYAHAHPGVSFAPTLDVETPTKSTDNTDQGLMKKKLKGFDGLTMSIGNGNADSADTGANRNDSHSSSESDGSSDGSIGNAAGAPRKGKKRSREETPTTDGDGNTETQKSQVPVGIEIGAVGGNFIKLELGNPSSLAVQATTNSLQPCATMATETWLKNDRELKRERRKQSNRESARRSRLRKQAEAEELEKRVDALSTENASLKSEINFLTGNSEKLKLENVALTEKLNRTQPEKRGGDVEGPKWAPVSTENLLERVDKSGPPPDISNVEIFKKKTNSGMKLRQLLDSKPRADAVAAS